One window of the Natrinema sp. CBA1119 genome contains the following:
- a CDS encoding RICIN domain-containing protein — MIGAGSMRSLVGSAVAQSGAAQYGLNDGFADTSWLENENVQVIRVTEPTRSAVADAFQMSGPRLVVFETSGTIDLGNNNLAITEDNCWMAGQTAPSPGITFIKGAVQIGANDCVVQHIRSRIGPGNGSIQGNDAFNTQDGTQNNVVDHVTASWGVDECLSVGYDTQNTTVINSLIYEGLWNPYGNEGDHNYGTLVGDGASNVTLAGNVWAKCRGRLPRLKGDTSSVVVNNLTYFFDESANADSSATTSFVSNVYTGMNDTSDPILEGTPTAYHRDNVTADPALDGQSFAEVPSTGSPPLWPSGLSELPAGDVESHNLANAGARPADRTGSDQRIIQEISDRAGNDRLDSPYDYWVGHHDEVGGYPSLTVNTHSLSVPDSGLRDWLAEWASAVESGGSPPGSGDGDDGSASGPIATGIYEIVNVHSGQLLEVANASTADGANVQQWPDTGGANQRWTFRSV; from the coding sequence ATGATCGGCGCGGGATCGATGCGTTCGCTCGTCGGGTCGGCGGTGGCGCAGTCCGGTGCCGCACAGTACGGACTCAACGACGGGTTCGCGGACACCTCGTGGCTCGAGAACGAGAACGTACAGGTAATCCGGGTTACGGAGCCGACCCGGAGCGCGGTCGCGGACGCGTTCCAGATGAGCGGCCCGCGCCTCGTCGTCTTCGAGACCAGCGGGACGATCGATCTCGGAAACAATAATCTGGCGATCACGGAGGACAACTGCTGGATGGCCGGCCAGACTGCACCCTCACCCGGGATCACGTTTATCAAAGGTGCCGTCCAGATCGGGGCTAACGACTGCGTCGTCCAGCACATCCGGTCTCGGATCGGCCCCGGCAACGGCTCGATCCAGGGCAACGACGCGTTCAACACCCAGGACGGCACGCAGAACAACGTCGTCGACCACGTGACGGCCTCGTGGGGTGTCGACGAGTGTCTCTCCGTCGGCTACGATACACAGAATACCACGGTCATCAACTCGCTGATCTACGAGGGGCTGTGGAACCCCTACGGCAACGAGGGCGACCACAACTACGGCACGCTCGTCGGCGACGGCGCGTCGAACGTGACGCTGGCAGGCAACGTCTGGGCGAAGTGTCGCGGCCGCCTCCCGCGGCTCAAGGGCGACACGAGCTCGGTCGTCGTCAACAATCTCACCTACTTCTTCGATGAGTCGGCGAACGCCGATAGCTCCGCCACCACGAGCTTCGTCAGCAACGTCTACACGGGAATGAACGATACCAGCGACCCGATTCTCGAGGGGACGCCTACGGCCTACCACCGGGACAACGTGACGGCCGATCCGGCGCTCGACGGCCAGTCGTTCGCGGAGGTCCCGAGCACGGGTTCGCCGCCGCTGTGGCCCAGCGGCCTCTCCGAACTGCCCGCGGGCGACGTCGAAAGTCACAACCTCGCGAACGCGGGCGCACGGCCGGCCGACCGGACCGGCAGCGATCAGCGGATCATCCAGGAGATCAGTGATCGCGCCGGCAACGATCGTCTCGATTCGCCCTACGATTACTGGGTCGGTCACCACGACGAGGTCGGCGGCTATCCGTCTCTCACGGTGAACACGCACTCGCTGTCGGTCCCTGACAGCGGCCTGCGCGATTGGCTGGCGGAGTGGGCGAGCGCCGTCGAGAGCGGCGGCTCGCCGCCTGGATCCGGCGATGGCGACGACGGGAGCGCGAGCGGCCCGATCGCGACGGGCATCTACGAAATCGTCAACGTCCACAGCGGCCAGCTACTCGAGGTGGCGAACGCCTCGACGGCCGACGGTGCGAACGTCCAACAGTGGCCCGACACCGGCGGTGCCAACCAGCGCTGGACGTTCCGATCAGTCTGA
- a CDS encoding Mov34/MPN/PAD-1 family protein, whose protein sequence is MGLFDALFRSSEILGIAEETLEFALESSEASHPNEYMGFLRGTEAERLDLDREGLVITDILVVPGTESNSVSATVKTNQIPNDVKALGSIHSHPNGVISPSNADLDTFGRGSVHVIIGAPYRRTDWKAFDSQGKPTQLTVIDVDLPETEDFFDFTQADIDEELRR, encoded by the coding sequence ATGGGGCTGTTCGACGCGCTGTTCCGCTCGAGCGAGATCCTCGGTATCGCCGAGGAGACCCTCGAGTTCGCCCTCGAGTCCTCGGAGGCGTCCCACCCGAACGAATACATGGGGTTTCTCCGGGGGACCGAGGCCGAGCGCCTGGACCTGGATCGGGAGGGCCTCGTCATCACGGATATCCTCGTGGTGCCCGGCACCGAGTCCAACAGCGTCAGCGCGACCGTCAAGACGAACCAGATTCCCAACGACGTGAAGGCGCTGGGGAGCATCCACTCCCACCCGAACGGCGTTATCAGCCCGAGCAACGCGGATCTGGACACGTTCGGTCGCGGGAGCGTCCACGTCATCATCGGTGCGCCCTACCGCCGAACGGACTGGAAGGCGTTCGATTCGCAGGGCAAGCCGACGCAACTCACAGTAATCGACGTCGACCTGCCCGAGACCGAGGACTTCTTCGATTTCACGCAGGCGGATATCGACGAGGAACTTCGACGATGA
- a CDS encoding helix-turn-helix domain-containing protein yields MTTVVELEIPAARLGFARTFDRVSTFEFQVGGMIGGSSPLVWTNGPDRETVEQALEADPSVDVIATIADDADESAADDGVTPGQNDRWLFRLEFGDDVKLLEQIVTETDGAILTARGANGRWMLKLLFDDRESVSTCHELFEQYEYQAVVTRISGIDDLASAQTPLTETQYETICKAHELGYFDIPRGVTLKELAAELDVSHQALSERLRRSHAALVSAELSERTAPMEIDP; encoded by the coding sequence ATGACCACAGTCGTCGAACTCGAGATTCCGGCTGCGCGACTCGGCTTCGCCCGGACGTTCGATCGAGTGTCGACGTTCGAGTTTCAGGTCGGCGGGATGATCGGTGGGTCGTCGCCGCTCGTCTGGACGAACGGCCCGGACCGCGAGACGGTCGAGCAGGCGCTCGAGGCGGATCCGTCGGTCGACGTGATCGCGACCATCGCCGACGACGCTGACGAGTCCGCGGCGGACGACGGAGTGACGCCCGGGCAGAACGATCGCTGGTTGTTCCGACTCGAGTTCGGAGACGACGTGAAACTGCTCGAACAGATCGTCACCGAGACCGACGGCGCGATCCTGACGGCTCGAGGAGCGAACGGGCGGTGGATGCTGAAGTTACTGTTCGACGATCGGGAATCGGTGTCGACGTGTCACGAGTTGTTCGAGCAATACGAGTACCAGGCCGTCGTCACCCGAATTAGCGGTATCGACGATCTCGCGAGCGCGCAAACACCCCTGACCGAAACGCAGTACGAGACGATCTGCAAGGCGCACGAACTCGGCTACTTCGACATCCCGAGGGGGGTGACGCTCAAGGAGTTGGCCGCGGAGCTCGACGTCTCACATCAGGCGCTCTCGGAACGACTCCGGCGGAGTCACGCCGCCCTCGTCAGCGCGGAACTGTCCGAGCGAACTGCACCGATGGAGATAGATCCCTAA
- a CDS encoding adenylyltransferase/cytidyltransferase family protein, giving the protein MTRTVIAQGTFDILHPGHIHYLETAAAMGDELYVIVARKTNVDHKEAPICPATQRRDVVGALEAVDEAILGHEEDIFVPIEEIDPDVIALGHDQHHDDEAIAAELERRGIGCSVRRASALESTDDEQLLSTRLIIDRILERRA; this is encoded by the coding sequence ATGACGCGGACGGTCATCGCCCAGGGAACGTTCGACATCCTCCATCCCGGCCACATCCACTACCTCGAGACGGCCGCCGCGATGGGCGACGAGCTGTACGTCATCGTCGCCCGCAAGACGAACGTCGACCACAAGGAGGCGCCGATCTGCCCCGCGACGCAACGGCGGGACGTCGTCGGCGCGCTCGAGGCCGTCGACGAAGCGATACTCGGCCACGAGGAGGACATCTTCGTCCCGATCGAAGAAATCGATCCCGACGTGATCGCGCTCGGCCACGACCAGCACCACGATGACGAGGCCATCGCGGCCGAACTCGAGCGCCGCGGGATCGGCTGTTCGGTCCGCCGGGCGAGCGCGCTGGAATCGACCGACGACGAGCAACTGCTCTCGACTCGGCTGATCATCGATCGGATCCTCGAACGACGCGCGTAA
- a CDS encoding A/G-specific adenine glycosylase, with translation MTAEAQEWALPDDPTVVREALIGWYEDDHRDFPWRRTDDPYEILVSEVMSQQTQLGRVVEAWEEFLERWPTTAELAAADRAEVVGFWTDHSLGYNNRAKYLHEAAGQVEEEYDGDFPETPEELQELMGVGPYTANAVASFAFNNGDAVVDTNVKRVLYRAFDVPDDDAAFEEAASELMPDDRSRVWNNAIMELGGVACEQTPRCDEAGCPWREWCGAYASGDFTAPDVPTQPSFEGSRRQFRGRVIATLREYDELDVDTLGHRVRVDYTPDGEYGREWLEGIVTDLESDGLVEFDCDGDTPIARLRR, from the coding sequence ATGACAGCCGAGGCCCAGGAGTGGGCGTTGCCCGACGATCCGACGGTCGTTCGCGAGGCGCTGATCGGGTGGTACGAGGACGACCACCGCGACTTCCCGTGGCGGCGGACCGACGATCCCTACGAGATCCTCGTCAGCGAGGTGATGAGCCAGCAGACCCAACTGGGCCGCGTCGTCGAGGCCTGGGAGGAATTTCTCGAGCGCTGGCCGACGACCGCCGAGCTGGCGGCCGCCGATCGCGCCGAGGTCGTGGGTTTCTGGACGGACCACAGTCTCGGGTACAACAACCGAGCGAAGTACCTCCACGAGGCCGCCGGGCAGGTCGAGGAGGAGTACGACGGCGACTTCCCCGAAACGCCCGAGGAACTCCAGGAGCTGATGGGCGTCGGTCCGTACACCGCCAACGCGGTCGCGAGCTTCGCCTTTAACAACGGCGACGCCGTCGTCGACACGAACGTCAAACGCGTCCTCTATCGGGCCTTCGACGTCCCGGACGACGACGCGGCCTTCGAGGAGGCCGCGAGCGAACTCATGCCCGATGATCGGTCTCGAGTCTGGAACAACGCGATCATGGAACTCGGCGGCGTCGCCTGCGAGCAGACGCCCCGCTGTGACGAGGCGGGCTGTCCGTGGCGCGAGTGGTGCGGGGCCTACGCGAGCGGTGACTTTACCGCACCCGACGTGCCCACGCAGCCGAGTTTCGAGGGGAGCCGCCGGCAGTTTCGCGGCCGCGTAATCGCCACGCTCCGGGAGTACGACGAACTTGACGTGGATACCCTCGGTCACCGCGTCCGCGTCGACTACACTCCCGACGGCGAGTACGGACGGGAGTGGCTCGAGGGGATAGTAACCGATCTCGAGTCGGACGGACTGGTCGAGTTCGATTGCGACGGAGACACTCCTATTGCACGGCTTCGACGGTAG
- a CDS encoding DHH family phosphoesterase — MTRDSAGEPGADDGDSVVYDLAPDCTADDVETGRSYLAEINGIVDYGVFVDLSDSVSGLVHESVLEGTYGVGDELVVKLESIRENGDLAFEPVDIDDYALETVSHDYSLTGTDRLEATVGEQIHLEGVVTQVKQTGGPTIFHVADENGVVPCAAFEEAGVRAYPTIEVGDVVRVTGTPEHREGSVQIEVDGLSKLEDEDAAEARDRLEVALEARAEPHDVDPLIDWPAFEKLRPDLEEVARLLRRTVLEGRPIRVRHHADGDGMCAAVPVQIALQRFIAEVHEDENAPRHLIKRLPAKAPFYEMEDATRDLNFALEDREKHGQQLPLLLMLDNGSTAEDVPAYETLAHYDIPIVTVDHHHPDPDAVEDLLDAHVNPYLHDEDYRITTGMLCVELARMIYPDLGDELRHVPAVAGLSDRSKADAMDDYIDLAAEEGYDEDRLQNVSEALDYAAFWLRYNSGDQLIQDLLQVDSDDEQRHRDLVDFFADRGREEVDEQLDAAMPHLEHETLANGAHLYRIDVENYAHRFTYPAPGKTTGEIHDRKIEETGDPVITVGYGPDFAVLRSDGVRLDIPNMVSELEAEIAGGGVSGGGHLVVGSIKFVTGKREEVIDALVEKMAEADIDEALSSAAPIDD, encoded by the coding sequence ATGACGCGTGACTCCGCCGGGGAACCCGGCGCAGACGACGGGGATTCCGTCGTTTACGATCTCGCTCCCGATTGTACCGCTGACGACGTTGAGACCGGTCGCTCCTATCTCGCCGAGATCAACGGCATCGTCGACTACGGCGTCTTCGTCGATCTCTCCGACTCAGTCTCCGGACTCGTCCACGAATCAGTTCTCGAGGGGACCTACGGCGTCGGCGACGAACTCGTCGTCAAACTCGAAAGCATCCGCGAGAACGGCGACCTCGCCTTCGAACCGGTCGACATCGACGACTACGCGCTCGAGACGGTCTCTCACGACTACTCCCTAACCGGAACCGACCGTCTCGAGGCGACCGTGGGCGAACAGATCCACCTCGAGGGCGTCGTGACGCAGGTCAAGCAGACCGGCGGGCCGACGATTTTCCACGTCGCCGACGAGAACGGCGTCGTTCCCTGCGCCGCCTTCGAGGAGGCCGGCGTCCGCGCCTACCCCACTATCGAAGTCGGCGACGTCGTCCGCGTGACGGGAACGCCGGAACACCGCGAAGGCTCGGTCCAGATCGAGGTCGACGGCCTCTCGAAACTCGAGGACGAAGACGCCGCCGAGGCTCGCGACCGCCTCGAGGTCGCCCTCGAAGCCCGCGCTGAACCCCACGACGTCGACCCGCTGATCGACTGGCCGGCGTTCGAGAAACTTCGGCCCGACCTCGAGGAAGTCGCCCGACTGCTCCGCCGGACGGTGCTCGAGGGGCGTCCGATCCGCGTGCGCCACCACGCCGACGGCGACGGCATGTGCGCCGCCGTCCCCGTCCAGATCGCGCTCCAGCGGTTCATCGCCGAGGTTCACGAGGACGAGAACGCGCCGCGCCACCTCATCAAGCGCCTCCCCGCGAAGGCCCCCTTCTACGAGATGGAAGACGCCACGCGGGACCTGAACTTCGCGCTCGAGGACCGCGAGAAACACGGCCAGCAACTGCCGCTCCTCCTCATGCTGGACAACGGCTCGACGGCCGAGGACGTGCCAGCCTACGAGACGCTGGCCCACTACGACATCCCGATCGTCACGGTCGACCACCACCACCCCGATCCGGACGCGGTCGAGGACCTGCTCGACGCCCACGTCAATCCGTACCTCCACGACGAGGACTACCGAATCACGACGGGGATGCTCTGCGTCGAACTCGCGCGGATGATCTACCCCGATCTGGGCGACGAACTCCGCCACGTCCCTGCCGTCGCCGGACTCTCGGATCGATCGAAGGCCGACGCGATGGACGACTACATCGATCTCGCCGCCGAGGAGGGATACGACGAGGACCGTCTCCAGAACGTCAGCGAGGCGCTGGATTACGCCGCCTTCTGGCTGCGCTATAACTCCGGCGACCAACTGATTCAGGACCTACTGCAGGTCGACAGCGACGATGAACAGCGCCACCGCGACCTCGTCGATTTCTTCGCCGATCGCGGCCGCGAGGAAGTCGACGAGCAACTCGACGCCGCGATGCCCCATCTCGAGCACGAGACGCTCGCAAACGGAGCCCACCTCTACCGGATCGACGTCGAGAACTACGCCCACCGCTTTACCTACCCCGCGCCGGGGAAGACCACCGGTGAGATTCACGACCGCAAGATCGAGGAGACCGGCGACCCGGTCATCACGGTCGGCTACGGCCCGGACTTCGCCGTCCTGCGCTCCGATGGCGTTCGACTGGACATTCCGAACATGGTCTCGGAACTCGAGGCCGAAATCGCGGGCGGCGGCGTCTCCGGCGGCGGCCACCTCGTCGTCGGCTCGATCAAGTTCGTCACCGGCAAGCGCGAGGAAGTGATCGACGCCTTAGTCGAAAAGATGGCCGAGGCCGACATCGACGAAGCGCTCTCGAGCGCAGCGCCGATCGACGACTGA
- a CDS encoding GNAT family N-acetyltransferase, giving the protein MATTDALEFGHADRKEIYEYVERRGAVDPEETRDQLGIDPGGFRHHIAILKRDGRIEEEDGTLRVTINAGAEEEYVSETLEFHIRPARQEDLTGIVGAIRQVAEEKTYIEAESVADEIDHENALLRHNELQSRMFFVATVDDEVVGWVHLHAPELEKLSHTAELTVGVLEEYRDHGIGSHLLSRGLEWAGSNGYERVYQSVPSTNEEAIAFLEMHDWETEAVREDHYKLNGHYVDEVMMAVDL; this is encoded by the coding sequence ATGGCGACGACTGACGCGCTCGAGTTCGGCCACGCGGACCGCAAAGAGATATACGAGTACGTCGAGCGCCGCGGAGCGGTCGATCCCGAAGAGACTCGAGACCAGTTGGGTATCGATCCCGGCGGCTTCCGCCACCACATCGCGATCCTCAAGCGAGACGGCCGAATCGAGGAGGAAGACGGCACGCTCAGAGTCACGATCAACGCGGGGGCGGAAGAGGAGTACGTCTCCGAAACGCTCGAGTTTCACATCCGACCGGCGCGCCAGGAGGACCTGACGGGGATCGTCGGCGCGATCCGGCAGGTCGCCGAGGAGAAAACGTACATCGAGGCGGAAAGCGTCGCCGACGAGATCGACCACGAGAACGCGTTGCTCCGACACAACGAACTCCAGTCCCGGATGTTTTTCGTCGCCACGGTCGACGACGAGGTCGTCGGCTGGGTCCACCTTCACGCACCGGAGTTAGAGAAGCTGAGCCACACCGCCGAACTCACCGTCGGCGTCCTCGAGGAGTACCGCGACCACGGTATCGGCTCCCACCTCCTCTCGCGCGGCCTCGAGTGGGCCGGCTCCAACGGTTACGAACGGGTCTACCAGAGCGTGCCGTCGACCAACGAGGAGGCGATCGCGTTCCTCGAGATGCACGACTGGGAGACCGAAGCGGTCCGCGAGGACCACTACAAACTCAACGGCCACTACGTCGACGAGGTGATGATGGCCGTCGATCTGTAG